From a single Cupriavidus taiwanensis LMG 19424 genomic region:
- a CDS encoding glycosyltransferase — protein MAWTTPCEVAPMRILLVTTGLKVGGAELQVAALARSFLAFGHTVAILSLSAGQEVKLPAGAYVIELNMRKTPAGLLRALWQARKLVKSWQPDVIHAHMVHANLFSRVLTRIVRCPPLVCTAHSFREGGALRMLAYRLTDRWTNLTTHVSNDGRNGMIGAGGVPAKRIVVIPNGIDVDRFHPDSALRQATREHLGIGPDSRLVLTVGRLVPEKAHDLLIRGFAQLDLGLTAHLMIAGTGVLQQALATRIAELDQVSRVTLLGQRDDIPALLNAADVFVLSSNIEGLPMVLVEALACGCAAVATSAPGVTEVLRDQGTIVPRGDVTALADAIAAALREGRGTSAQVTERRERVLSSFSIEAIAQRWLTLYSTLASGASAPHVDSGSQPVAGHSLSWHGRRADSDSDSGSGSH, from the coding sequence ATGGCCTGGACCACTCCCTGCGAAGTCGCGCCCATGCGGATTCTCTTGGTCACTACCGGATTGAAGGTCGGTGGGGCCGAACTCCAGGTAGCCGCGCTGGCACGCTCATTCCTTGCGTTTGGGCACACAGTGGCCATCCTGAGCCTTTCGGCAGGCCAGGAAGTGAAGCTGCCAGCAGGTGCGTACGTGATTGAACTCAACATGCGCAAGACACCTGCCGGGCTGCTCCGGGCGCTCTGGCAGGCACGCAAGCTAGTGAAATCGTGGCAACCCGATGTCATCCACGCCCACATGGTGCACGCCAATTTGTTTTCCCGTGTGCTCACGCGTATCGTGCGTTGCCCCCCCCTGGTCTGCACGGCACACAGCTTTCGAGAAGGGGGAGCCCTGCGCATGCTGGCCTACCGCCTGACCGATCGATGGACGAACCTGACCACCCACGTCAGTAACGATGGCCGCAATGGGATGATCGGTGCGGGGGGCGTACCCGCCAAACGCATCGTGGTCATTCCCAACGGCATCGACGTCGATCGCTTCCACCCAGACTCCGCGTTGCGCCAGGCTACGCGCGAACATCTTGGCATCGGTCCCGATTCCCGGCTCGTGCTCACTGTCGGGCGACTGGTACCGGAGAAGGCGCACGACCTGCTGATCCGAGGGTTCGCGCAACTAGACCTCGGATTGACAGCACACCTGATGATCGCGGGTACTGGCGTGCTGCAACAGGCGCTGGCCACGCGGATCGCTGAACTAGACCAAGTATCCCGCGTCACCCTACTCGGCCAGCGCGATGACATCCCTGCACTACTCAACGCCGCCGATGTGTTCGTGCTGTCGTCAAATATCGAAGGGTTGCCGATGGTGTTGGTCGAGGCACTCGCCTGCGGATGCGCGGCCGTGGCGACTAGTGCTCCGGGCGTGACGGAGGTGCTGCGCGACCAAGGAACTATAGTGCCGCGAGGTGATGTGACAGCACTCGCCGATGCCATCGCCGCCGCGTTGCGAGAAGGTCGTGGGACATCGGCACAGGTCACTGAACGACGCGAACGCGTGCTGTCCTCGTTTTCGATCGAAGCTATTGCACAGCGCTGGCTTACGCTCTACTCGACACTGGCAAGTGGGGCGAGCGCGCCGCACGTGGATTCCGGAAGCCAACCTGTTGCCGGCCACTCGCTATCTTGGCACGGCCGCAGAGCCGATTCCGATTCCGATTCCGGTTCCGGTTCTCACTGA
- a CDS encoding sugar transferase, which yields MLKSEPLRRHAADTHIGGSETVRRVSRMLGWACLGLVLFGINTVLAEIAHHAGAVTYVFTRTLLWSIAPYLFAFMMLHRSLHLPAMEGNSLAGLASTFPFVALLFVFAAFHIEYSRGALLLGYVTTLAWIWIGYRRYVHNYVPVFGYTDPHTLEQLESMLTMPGAAPPSRIRFEPIGSLEDARHCDGLMVDRGTTADPERTRQLAQYKLSHVRMYSVERVGEMLTGRVGLAHIDENFLDDYAAHYLYGYLKRAIDTVAVVCLAPILVPIGALVAMAIRMETPGPTVFRQERVGLFGKPFVMLKFRSMSVDPNASAQFAARRDPRITRVGRIIRKYRLDEIPQLWNVLVGHMSLIGPRPEQAPMVEEFSGTIPYYPYRHLVRPGLSGWAQVQQGYVGTYAETVTKLGYDLYYVKHCSFALDLLIGVKTVRTLVTGFGAR from the coding sequence ATGCTAAAGAGCGAGCCGCTGCGCCGCCATGCCGCCGACACGCATATCGGCGGCTCAGAAACCGTGCGGCGCGTAAGCCGGATGCTTGGCTGGGCCTGTCTGGGCCTGGTGCTGTTCGGCATCAACACCGTCCTGGCAGAAATCGCGCACCACGCCGGCGCAGTGACCTATGTTTTCACACGGACGCTGCTTTGGTCCATCGCCCCCTACCTGTTCGCCTTCATGATGCTGCACCGGTCGTTGCACCTGCCTGCCATGGAAGGCAACAGCCTGGCCGGCCTTGCGTCGACCTTTCCGTTCGTCGCCTTGCTGTTTGTGTTCGCAGCATTCCACATCGAGTACTCGCGCGGGGCCCTGCTGCTGGGATATGTGACCACACTTGCATGGATCTGGATCGGCTATCGACGTTACGTGCATAACTATGTGCCGGTATTCGGATATACCGACCCGCACACGCTGGAACAGCTGGAATCCATGCTGACCATGCCTGGCGCCGCGCCTCCCTCACGGATCCGTTTCGAGCCCATCGGCTCGCTCGAAGACGCCAGGCACTGCGATGGCCTGATGGTTGACCGCGGCACCACCGCAGATCCCGAGCGCACTCGGCAGCTTGCCCAGTACAAGCTGAGCCATGTGCGCATGTACTCGGTCGAACGCGTTGGCGAAATGTTGACCGGCCGGGTCGGCCTTGCACATATCGACGAGAATTTTCTTGACGACTATGCCGCGCACTACCTCTATGGTTACCTTAAGCGTGCCATCGACACCGTAGCCGTGGTTTGCCTCGCGCCAATCCTCGTCCCAATCGGCGCGCTGGTCGCGATGGCAATCCGAATGGAGACGCCGGGGCCCACCGTTTTCCGCCAGGAGCGCGTTGGCCTCTTTGGCAAGCCTTTCGTCATGCTGAAGTTCCGCAGCATGAGCGTCGACCCCAACGCCTCAGCCCAGTTCGCCGCGCGCCGGGACCCGCGTATCACCAGGGTCGGCCGCATTATCCGCAAGTACCGCCTCGATGAAATTCCGCAGCTCTGGAATGTGCTAGTTGGGCATATGAGTCTGATCGGACCACGGCCGGAGCAAGCGCCGATGGTGGAAGAGTTTTCCGGGACGATTCCGTACTATCCGTACCGACATCTGGTGCGGCCGGGCCTGTCTGGGTGGGCGCAAGTGCAACAGGGCTATGTCGGGACGTATGCGGAAACGGTGACCAAACTCGGCTACGACTTGTATTACGTCAAGCATTGCTCGTTTGCGCTGGATTTGCTGATTGGGGTGAAGACGGTGCGTACGTTGGTGACGGGGTTTGGGGCGCGGTGA
- a CDS encoding lipopolysaccharide biosynthesis protein translates to MTLLRAATLDMGLLYAGKVSAVLVGFIFLPFYRHVLGAEQFGIVAVILSLQSLLIMLDLGMSTLVGRDIAVADSTAEELASLVRTAEVSLTGFYLLLLPLAICLKIVGAFPYIGWTTIIGTIALFWVLVLQNMYYGAMLARREYAAASTIQLVGVAARASVTAYVLATISSTMTAFIVTQLLFATVQALVTRYRCFAYWSDGSSRRSLLANTKFRDAWELVKKGRALVLFSAAGAAVTQLDKPLVSGLISANSVSPYFLAATVCMVPLSLLGGPVSQYFQPRVLNQTISGPDFPKATIQKFVLCTILITSLPCLVFWLARDPLISLWVGHGQDNGIISHYVKILLPGFVVGAFGYIPYTLLLYAKDFRFQAVASIAMSIVTLALTALAAYHQSVDSVCYIYAAYHTTSTLVSWTRALALEKVRDAASYSAVLTLQLVVPLVAIAILAQFLIQNS, encoded by the coding sequence ATGACACTGCTCCGTGCCGCTACGCTCGACATGGGATTGCTGTACGCCGGGAAGGTGTCGGCCGTCCTCGTCGGGTTTATTTTCCTGCCGTTTTACCGACACGTGCTCGGTGCTGAACAGTTCGGTATCGTTGCCGTCATCCTGTCCCTCCAGAGCCTCCTGATCATGCTTGACCTGGGCATGTCGACCCTGGTTGGACGCGACATCGCCGTGGCGGACTCAACCGCCGAAGAGCTGGCATCGCTGGTTCGAACAGCGGAGGTAAGCCTGACGGGCTTCTACCTGCTGCTGTTGCCGCTCGCGATCTGCCTGAAGATTGTGGGTGCCTTCCCGTATATCGGATGGACTACGATAATTGGAACGATTGCGCTGTTCTGGGTCCTCGTCCTCCAGAACATGTATTACGGTGCCATGCTGGCCCGGCGAGAATATGCAGCAGCAAGCACGATCCAGCTCGTAGGGGTGGCGGCGCGTGCTAGCGTCACGGCCTATGTCCTGGCCACGATATCGAGCACGATGACGGCATTCATCGTGACACAACTCCTATTCGCCACAGTGCAGGCGCTGGTCACGCGCTACCGCTGCTTTGCATACTGGTCCGATGGTTCATCCAGGCGGTCGCTACTAGCAAACACGAAGTTCCGCGACGCCTGGGAACTCGTCAAGAAAGGCCGCGCCCTTGTGCTCTTCTCGGCGGCCGGCGCTGCCGTCACGCAGCTCGACAAACCGTTGGTATCCGGACTGATTTCCGCCAACAGTGTGTCGCCCTATTTTCTGGCCGCCACTGTCTGCATGGTGCCGCTCTCGTTGCTGGGCGGGCCGGTCAGCCAGTATTTCCAGCCGCGTGTCCTAAACCAGACCATCTCCGGCCCGGATTTTCCGAAGGCGACGATTCAGAAATTCGTGCTTTGCACAATCCTCATCACCTCGCTGCCTTGCCTGGTGTTCTGGCTGGCTCGCGACCCATTGATCAGCCTCTGGGTTGGCCATGGGCAAGACAACGGAATAATATCCCACTATGTAAAGATACTTTTGCCCGGCTTTGTCGTAGGCGCATTTGGCTATATCCCCTACACATTGCTCCTTTACGCCAAGGATTTTCGGTTTCAGGCCGTGGCGTCGATTGCCATGAGCATCGTGACGCTAGCGCTCACGGCGCTGGCGGCCTATCACCAGAGCGTCGATAGCGTTTGCTATATCTACGCGGCATACCACACCACGTCCACGCTGGTCAGCTGGACACGTGCGCTGGCACTGGAGAAGGTGCGCGACGCAGCAAGCTATTCGGCCGTCCTGACATTGCAGCTTGTTGTACCACTCGTTGCCATTGCGATTCTGGCCCAGTTTCTGATTCAAAATTCTTAA
- a CDS encoding GNAT family N-acetyltransferase — MSEQSFQHSVHRGVPWAAQTLIWEVFFSSRGRGIDLQTHYPWINTEAGVTSVLISQDAGTGAKSTAAALVIKEATLTNAETVGLVGMVCVHGAFRGQGLSHKLLSAATEVSKEKSYRSLILWTNKPHVYAGHGFAVDSHDRYGLVWKQQAAGGNRSFCHNLAGITVEDRSIQGVPAFAKSVLTFSNHTASITILPTMQGYTLAEWAGAWDPIFQIIEQILPERWNLNAPADSEIYGELIKRGYNSELHSSSQRMISNLSGKGLPDLPYIPLLNRI, encoded by the coding sequence TTGAGCGAACAGTCATTTCAGCATTCGGTGCATCGAGGTGTGCCATGGGCTGCCCAGACGTTGATCTGGGAAGTATTCTTTAGCTCAAGAGGGCGCGGAATCGACTTGCAAACGCATTACCCATGGATTAATACCGAGGCTGGCGTGACCTCTGTCCTGATTAGTCAGGATGCCGGGACTGGTGCGAAGTCGACAGCTGCCGCACTGGTCATCAAAGAGGCAACATTGACCAACGCCGAGACCGTTGGCCTCGTTGGAATGGTCTGTGTACACGGTGCGTTCCGCGGTCAGGGGCTCAGCCACAAACTGCTTTCTGCTGCGACGGAAGTAAGCAAGGAAAAATCCTACCGTTCGCTGATTCTCTGGACAAACAAACCCCATGTCTACGCCGGGCATGGTTTTGCGGTGGACAGCCATGACAGGTATGGGCTTGTGTGGAAGCAACAGGCAGCCGGGGGAAACCGCAGTTTCTGCCACAACCTGGCCGGGATAACCGTAGAAGATAGGTCCATTCAGGGCGTCCCGGCATTTGCCAAGAGCGTGCTGACTTTCAGCAACCACACCGCCTCCATAACGATACTCCCAACCATGCAAGGATACACCCTCGCTGAGTGGGCCGGCGCTTGGGATCCCATTTTTCAGATCATCGAACAGATTCTTCCTGAAAGATGGAATTTGAATGCCCCCGCAGACTCGGAGATCTACGGCGAGCTGATCAAGCGAGGTTACAACTCGGAACTGCATTCAAGCTCACAGCGAATGATCAGCAATCTTTCAGGAAAGGGCCTCCCGGACCTGCCGTATATACCATTGCTCAACCGCATTTAG
- a CDS encoding DegT/DnrJ/EryC1/StrS family aminotransferase has product MIPIVKVAMPAKSALMPALEEVLYSGMIAEGEAVYRFESEFNQKFGLKHSLAMSSGTGALHAALTLAGVGPGDEVISTPMTAEPTNTSILYNGATVVWADLDPLSGNMCPESVRQCITSRTKAILCVHYAGYPVRLAELKRLADECGIALIEDCAHALGARYQGRPIGTIGHYGIYSFQAIKHMTTVDGGLLTLSDESQLQAAKKFRWFGMLKGVPRTEVDITSVGYKYNMNNVSATIGLVQLQNISAVLDRHIENGQYFDAQFESIAGVDFARCDAAARPSYWIYTLLCDDSASVEKALNAAGIAASKLHRPNSLHTIFADSRRELPGLDTFYKRLLHIPCGWWVSDEDRARIVEVIRKG; this is encoded by the coding sequence ATGATCCCGATCGTCAAGGTAGCAATGCCCGCCAAATCGGCTCTTATGCCCGCGTTGGAGGAAGTTCTGTACAGCGGCATGATCGCCGAAGGTGAGGCCGTTTACCGGTTCGAGTCAGAGTTCAATCAAAAATTCGGCTTGAAGCACTCGCTCGCAATGAGCAGCGGCACAGGTGCGCTTCACGCGGCCCTGACGTTGGCCGGTGTCGGCCCCGGCGATGAGGTGATTTCCACGCCAATGACCGCTGAGCCGACCAATACGTCGATCCTCTACAACGGCGCAACTGTGGTCTGGGCCGACCTCGATCCGCTATCAGGCAATATGTGCCCCGAATCGGTCCGGCAGTGCATCACGAGCCGGACCAAGGCCATCCTTTGCGTACATTATGCTGGCTACCCGGTGCGTCTTGCCGAGCTGAAACGACTCGCCGATGAATGCGGGATCGCTCTCATCGAAGACTGCGCGCACGCCCTGGGAGCGCGCTATCAGGGCCGGCCCATCGGCACGATCGGCCACTATGGAATCTATTCCTTCCAGGCCATCAAACACATGACCACTGTCGATGGTGGTCTGCTGACGCTCAGCGACGAATCGCAACTGCAAGCGGCAAAGAAATTCCGCTGGTTCGGCATGCTGAAAGGTGTTCCGCGCACCGAGGTCGATATCACCAGCGTTGGCTACAAGTACAACATGAACAATGTCAGCGCGACGATCGGACTGGTGCAACTGCAAAACATTTCCGCCGTGCTCGATCGCCATATTGAAAACGGCCAGTATTTCGACGCGCAGTTCGAATCGATCGCCGGCGTCGACTTTGCCCGCTGCGACGCAGCGGCCCGGCCCAGCTACTGGATCTATACATTGCTGTGCGATGACAGCGCCAGTGTCGAGAAAGCGCTTAACGCCGCTGGCATCGCTGCGTCGAAACTGCATCGTCCGAATAGCCTGCATACGATCTTCGCTGACTCACGACGCGAACTGCCCGGTCTCGACACGTTCTACAAGAGACTCCTCCATATTCCCTGCGGCTGGTGGGTCAGCGATGAGGATCGCGCTCGCATTGTCGAAGTCATCCGCAAGGGATAA
- a CDS encoding glycosyltransferase: protein MRPLVSVIIPTHGRPECAVSTIRAVLAASNELEVVVSDTSDEDRITPAFAGLDIARLKLLRPGEPLSVVDNFNFALSHARGEYLAFIGDDDLISPQIAEIAHWGVANEVDAFSFSFPMLYYWPTFASTTRWKAEGSTLVVSDFDGRLTPFDAKAELAAALRNMGSGVLGMPRAYAGMISRRLVERIQAAHGPLFGGVSPDIYSAALISMESQKSYRVDFPIVVPGACAGSTSGKSARGRHVGGLRDNAHIGAFKNLVWDDRVPEYYSVPTVWGYSLLKGVEDKPQWLRKADFSMLYLRCLISDPQYKDMVIGCLKQHARENGYMATAIEFAGATAREARRIGRTLVQRQLNRFKRDNTVVLHGVLDTEQAFQVASQYIRKFGKKLELTKSGS, encoded by the coding sequence ATGCGCCCACTGGTATCGGTCATCATTCCCACCCACGGCCGCCCCGAGTGCGCGGTATCGACCATCCGCGCCGTCCTTGCGGCGTCAAACGAGTTGGAGGTGGTGGTCAGCGACACCAGCGACGAAGACCGGATCACGCCGGCGTTCGCCGGGCTGGACATTGCTCGGCTCAAACTGCTGCGGCCCGGCGAACCGCTTAGCGTCGTCGATAACTTCAACTTCGCCCTGAGCCATGCCCGCGGCGAATACCTCGCCTTTATCGGGGATGATGATCTGATATCGCCGCAAATTGCAGAGATCGCCCACTGGGGCGTTGCGAATGAGGTCGATGCCTTCAGCTTCAGCTTTCCGATGCTGTATTACTGGCCGACCTTTGCCAGTACCACTCGCTGGAAGGCGGAAGGCAGCACGCTGGTGGTCAGCGATTTCGACGGGCGTCTCACGCCGTTCGACGCCAAGGCCGAGCTTGCTGCCGCATTGCGTAATATGGGTTCTGGCGTACTGGGCATGCCCCGCGCCTACGCGGGCATGATCTCGCGCCGGCTGGTGGAGCGCATCCAGGCCGCACACGGACCATTGTTCGGTGGCGTCAGCCCCGACATCTACAGTGCTGCGCTGATCTCGATGGAAAGCCAGAAGAGCTATCGCGTCGACTTCCCGATTGTGGTTCCGGGCGCTTGCGCTGGCAGCACATCGGGCAAGAGTGCGCGCGGTAGACACGTGGGCGGCCTCCGCGACAATGCGCATATTGGTGCGTTCAAGAATCTCGTATGGGACGACCGAGTGCCCGAGTATTACAGCGTCCCGACCGTCTGGGGGTATTCGCTGCTGAAAGGCGTCGAGGACAAGCCGCAATGGCTGCGCAAGGCGGATTTCTCAATGCTGTACCTGCGGTGCCTGATAAGCGATCCGCAGTACAAGGACATGGTGATTGGCTGCCTGAAGCAGCATGCGCGTGAGAACGGCTATATGGCTACCGCAATTGAGTTTGCAGGCGCCACGGCGCGCGAGGCCCGCCGCATCGGCCGCACACTGGTGCAACGACAGCTGAACCGTTTCAAGCGCGACAATACCGTTGTACTGCACGGCGTACTGGACACCGAGCAGGCTTTCCAGGTTGCGTCCCAGTACATTCGCAAATTTGGCAAGAAGCTCGAATTGACGAAGAGCGGTTCATGA
- a CDS encoding DegT/DnrJ/EryC1/StrS family aminotransferase has product MKQIPLFGVVHTTEMEAAALEVLRSGRIASGEYVGKFEQGIGKIVGNPNVVSTHDMTNAVFLALHLAGVRAGDEVLTTAFSCMATNSAVSHAGATPVWVDVLPRSVDMSVADAARKITPRTKAIIMYHVAGYPGPAREMAELCKARGIALIEDCDNALFATQDGAHVGGHGDFAVYSFYPNRQINCTEGGALVCKSADMAARARQLRRFGIDGVKFRTAQGEINPLADIPEIGWAYTMNNLCAALGHAQLDAAAQRVDRARANVQRLRSRLADTKGITPLNAAAGANPAYWVMLCLAENRDALLQHLKDQGVSASILHHRNDTYSGFHAVPMGPDTETAYLQQHIIGLPCGWWLGDSDVDTIGNVCTQASIQTLTA; this is encoded by the coding sequence ATGAAGCAGATACCTTTGTTCGGTGTCGTGCACACGACTGAAATGGAAGCCGCCGCTCTGGAAGTGCTTCGCTCCGGACGCATTGCCAGCGGCGAGTACGTCGGAAAGTTCGAACAGGGCATCGGGAAGATCGTCGGCAATCCGAACGTGGTCTCCACCCACGACATGACCAATGCCGTCTTCCTTGCCCTGCATCTTGCGGGCGTGCGAGCTGGCGACGAGGTCTTGACCACGGCCTTCTCCTGCATGGCCACCAATTCGGCGGTTTCGCATGCGGGCGCCACACCAGTATGGGTCGATGTCCTTCCGCGTTCCGTCGACATGAGCGTTGCCGACGCCGCCCGAAAGATCACGCCCCGCACCAAGGCCATCATCATGTATCACGTGGCCGGCTATCCTGGCCCTGCACGGGAAATGGCCGAATTGTGCAAGGCGCGGGGCATTGCGCTAATCGAAGACTGCGACAATGCGCTGTTCGCCACGCAGGATGGGGCGCACGTAGGCGGCCATGGTGACTTCGCCGTGTACTCGTTTTATCCGAATCGCCAGATCAACTGTACGGAGGGCGGCGCGCTTGTCTGCAAATCGGCGGACATGGCTGCCAGGGCACGACAGCTTCGGCGTTTTGGCATCGACGGAGTCAAGTTCCGCACAGCGCAGGGCGAAATCAACCCACTAGCCGACATTCCGGAAATCGGCTGGGCGTACACGATGAACAACCTGTGTGCCGCGCTTGGCCACGCACAACTGGATGCGGCGGCACAAAGAGTGGATCGGGCGCGCGCCAACGTACAGCGGCTCAGGAGCCGCCTGGCCGACACGAAGGGCATCACGCCGCTGAATGCCGCAGCCGGCGCCAACCCGGCCTATTGGGTCATGCTGTGCTTGGCCGAAAATCGCGACGCGCTGCTTCAGCATCTGAAGGACCAGGGTGTATCAGCGTCCATCTTGCACCACCGGAACGATACCTATAGCGGGTTCCATGCCGTGCCAATGGGGCCCGACACCGAAACGGCCTATCTGCAGCAGCACATCATCGGCCTGCCCTGCGGCTGGTGGCTCGGTGACTCCGACGTCGACACCATTGGCAATGTCTGCACCCAGGCATCTATTCAGACCCTGACTGCCTGA
- a CDS encoding glycosyltransferase family 4 protein, translating to MPSRIQTTIRPRIACLITNSEIGGAQSHVADLLQSADGQADMVLLAGGQGPLLDVAQRIDIPVIRLQQLDNALSPVRALAAMRELLQALRRAAPDLIHAHSAKAGALGRIAGLLLGIPVVYTVHGFAFKPQAPVRQRVAARMAESILAPLTARIICVAEAEKDLARRLPIRPERLVVIPNGIADSSARARPEAPLRRIIMVARLAPPKRPDLTIRAFARAGIPDCELVITGDGPQRPALQRLADELAPGRIRFTGSIDNVPALLATAQIFVLTSDHEGFPLSVLEAMRAGLPVVASDLPGIREQLDSGQCGELLPGNDESALADALSGLARDANRRATLGDAARRRWQQHYGLDRMTQATWAVYQDVLGNRARAARVPT from the coding sequence TTGCCATCCCGAATCCAGACCACCATCCGGCCGCGCATCGCCTGCCTGATCACCAACTCGGAGATCGGCGGTGCGCAGTCGCATGTGGCGGATTTGCTGCAATCGGCAGATGGCCAAGCCGACATGGTACTACTGGCCGGTGGGCAAGGCCCTTTGCTCGACGTCGCGCAGCGGATCGACATCCCGGTGATCCGGCTGCAGCAACTGGACAATGCGCTCTCTCCGGTGCGCGCACTAGCAGCGATGCGCGAGCTGCTGCAAGCGTTGCGCCGGGCCGCGCCTGACCTGATTCATGCCCATAGCGCCAAGGCTGGAGCACTCGGCAGGATTGCAGGCCTGCTGCTTGGCATTCCAGTGGTTTATACCGTTCACGGCTTTGCCTTCAAGCCGCAGGCGCCAGTGCGGCAACGCGTTGCGGCACGCATGGCTGAGAGCATCCTTGCACCGCTCACTGCACGCATCATTTGTGTGGCCGAAGCGGAGAAGGACCTGGCCCGCAGGCTGCCGATCCGTCCCGAACGCCTGGTCGTGATCCCGAACGGCATCGCCGACAGCAGCGCGCGCGCCAGACCGGAAGCACCCCTGCGCAGGATCATCATGGTGGCCCGCCTTGCGCCGCCTAAGCGACCTGACCTGACCATCCGCGCGTTCGCGCGTGCGGGCATACCGGATTGCGAACTTGTCATCACCGGCGACGGCCCTCAGCGCCCCGCTCTGCAGAGGCTGGCAGACGAACTCGCGCCAGGACGCATTCGCTTCACGGGCAGCATCGACAATGTTCCGGCGCTGCTGGCGACGGCGCAGATCTTCGTCCTTACCTCGGATCATGAAGGCTTCCCGTTGTCAGTGCTCGAAGCCATGCGTGCCGGATTGCCGGTCGTTGCCTCGGACCTTCCCGGGATACGCGAACAGCTCGACAGCGGCCAGTGCGGCGAGTTGCTGCCGGGGAACGACGAGTCCGCCTTGGCCGACGCCCTGTCAGGGCTGGCGCGGGATGCCAACCGGCGCGCTACCCTGGGCGATGCCGCGCGCCGCCGCTGGCAACAGCATTACGGCCTGGATCGGATGACACAAGCCACGTGGGCCGTATATCAGGACGTACTCGGGAACAGAGCCCGCGCAGCACGGGTGCCGACATGA
- a CDS encoding polysaccharide biosynthesis protein, with amino-acid sequence MFDNKVLMITGGTGSFGNTVLNRFLHSAVKEIIVFSRDEKKQEDMRIAINNRKVKFHIGDVRNYESVARAMEGVDYVFHAAALKQVPSCEFYPMEATLTNVVGTENVLNAAIANKVKRVVVLSTDKAVYPINAMGISKAMAEKIMVAKSRTVREGGTVLCATRYGNVMASRGSVIPLFIEKIKAGKPLTVTDPKMTRFLMSLEDSVDLVLHAFQHGTQGDIFVQKAPASTIEDLGTAIKELFKSDAKVEIIGTRHGEKLYETLVSREEMAKADDMGRYYRVPADNRDLNYDKFILEGQPDANDVDDYTSHNTKRLDVEQIKKLLLTLSYVQDEVKS; translated from the coding sequence ATGTTTGATAACAAGGTTCTGATGATCACCGGCGGCACCGGGTCGTTCGGTAACACGGTTCTCAATCGCTTCCTCCATTCCGCGGTCAAGGAAATCATCGTCTTCAGCCGTGACGAGAAGAAGCAGGAAGACATGCGGATTGCCATCAACAACCGCAAGGTCAAGTTCCATATCGGCGACGTTCGCAACTATGAAAGCGTGGCTCGTGCCATGGAGGGCGTCGACTATGTCTTTCACGCCGCGGCCTTGAAGCAGGTGCCGTCCTGCGAGTTCTATCCGATGGAAGCGACGCTGACCAATGTGGTCGGCACAGAAAACGTGCTGAACGCCGCGATTGCGAACAAGGTCAAGCGTGTAGTGGTGCTTAGCACTGACAAGGCCGTGTATCCGATCAATGCCATGGGCATCTCCAAGGCAATGGCCGAGAAGATCATGGTGGCAAAGTCGCGTACCGTTCGCGAAGGCGGCACGGTGCTCTGCGCCACGAGATATGGCAACGTGATGGCTTCCCGTGGATCCGTCATCCCGCTGTTCATTGAGAAGATCAAGGCCGGCAAGCCCCTGACCGTGACTGATCCGAAGATGACCCGCTTCCTGATGTCGCTGGAAGACTCCGTCGACCTCGTGCTCCACGCGTTCCAGCATGGCACCCAGGGCGACATCTTCGTTCAGAAAGCCCCGGCATCGACGATCGAAGACCTGGGCACGGCTATCAAGGAGCTGTTCAAGAGCGACGCAAAGGTAGAGATCATCGGCACGCGCCATGGCGAAAAGCTTTACGAAACGCTGGTATCGCGCGAGGAAATGGCCAAGGCCGACGATATGGGACGCTACTACCGGGTTCCGGCCGACAATCGCGACCTCAACTACGACAAGTTCATCCTTGAAGGCCAGCCGGACGCCAACGACGTCGACGACTACACCTCTCACAACACCAAGCGCCTGGACGTCGAACAGATCAAGAAGTTGCTCCTCACGCTGTCCTACGTGCAAGACGAGGTGAAGAGCTGA
- a CDS encoding MarR family EPS-associated transcriptional regulator: MTSRQAKIQEDTYFRIMRILQENPDLTQRELAEKLGVSVGGLNYCLKALMEKGWIKVQSFSQSKNKFGYVYILTPRGIVEKAALTSRFLKRKMEEYELLKSEIESLRAEVADGGLKAIRKEEI, from the coding sequence ATGACCAGTCGCCAAGCCAAGATACAAGAAGACACGTATTTTCGGATCATGCGTATCTTGCAGGAGAATCCGGACCTCACTCAGCGCGAGCTTGCGGAGAAACTAGGCGTAAGCGTGGGAGGGCTAAATTACTGCCTCAAGGCTCTGATGGAGAAGGGCTGGATCAAAGTCCAGAGCTTTAGCCAATCCAAAAACAAGTTTGGCTATGTCTATATTCTCACGCCACGCGGCATTGTTGAAAAGGCGGCCCTGACCAGCCGTTTCCTGAAACGCAAGATGGAAGAGTACGAACTCCTGAAGTCGGAGATCGAGTCCTTGCGGGCCGAAGTTGCAGATGGTGGACTCAAGGCGATAAGGAAAGAAGAGATTTAA